A stretch of Paludisphaera borealis DNA encodes these proteins:
- a CDS encoding cellulase family glycosylhydrolase — MRPDVRGFVILAALLCFQPLVLADPPPPPVGLDWITPSQDKTHFVLGKTNQRIVMWGVNYDHDDAGRLLEDYWADEWPAVVEDFREIKALGANVVRIHLQIGRFLKAADQPDEANLARLAKLVKLAEETGLYLDVTGLACYHKRDVPKWYDALAESDRWDAQCRFWKAVAKVCKESPAVFCYDLMNEPILGGGDGKTDWLPGEGFGGKHFVQRLTIDAHGRSDREIAKAWVDRLTTAVRSVDDRHMITVGVIPWAQVFKGAKPLFYSPEVGGPLDFVSVHFYPKKDQLDADLTALRVYEVGKPLVIEEIFPLSAGFEQTETFLERSKEHVDGWISFYWGKTIDEYDKKNDIPAALTSAWLKRFRALSPYSPAAGKKQDK, encoded by the coding sequence ATGAGGCCCGACGTTCGTGGTTTCGTGATCCTGGCCGCCCTGCTCTGTTTTCAGCCCTTGGTCCTGGCCGACCCTCCCCCGCCTCCGGTCGGACTCGATTGGATCACGCCGAGCCAGGACAAGACGCACTTCGTGCTCGGAAAAACGAACCAACGGATCGTGATGTGGGGCGTCAATTACGATCACGACGACGCCGGCCGGCTGCTGGAAGATTACTGGGCCGACGAGTGGCCGGCGGTCGTCGAGGACTTCCGCGAGATCAAGGCGCTTGGCGCGAACGTCGTCCGCATCCATCTCCAGATCGGCCGGTTCCTGAAGGCCGCCGACCAGCCCGACGAGGCGAACCTCGCGCGGCTGGCGAAGCTGGTCAAGCTCGCCGAGGAGACCGGGTTGTACCTCGACGTCACCGGCCTGGCTTGCTACCACAAACGGGACGTGCCCAAATGGTACGACGCCCTCGCCGAATCCGACCGCTGGGACGCCCAGTGCCGGTTCTGGAAGGCCGTCGCCAAGGTCTGCAAGGAGAGCCCGGCCGTCTTCTGCTACGACCTCATGAACGAGCCGATCCTCGGCGGCGGCGACGGCAAGACCGACTGGCTTCCCGGCGAGGGGTTCGGCGGCAAGCACTTCGTGCAACGGCTCACGATCGACGCCCACGGCCGCTCCGATCGCGAGATCGCCAAGGCCTGGGTCGACCGCCTGACGACGGCCGTCCGATCGGTCGACGACCGCCACATGATCACCGTCGGCGTGATCCCCTGGGCTCAGGTCTTCAAGGGTGCCAAACCCCTGTTCTACTCCCCCGAAGTCGGCGGCCCCCTCGACTTCGTCAGCGTCCACTTCTACCCCAAGAAAGACCAACTCGACGCCGACCTCACTGCCCTGAGGGTCTACGAGGTGGGCAAGCCCCTCGTCATCGAGGAGATCTTCCCCCTCTCCGCCGGCTTCGAGCAGACTGAGACCTTCCTCGAACGCTCCAAGGAGCACGTCGACGGCTGGATCAGCTTCTACTGGGGCAAGACGATCGACGAGTACGACAAGAAGAACGACATCCCCGCCGCCCTCACCAGCGCCTGGCTGAAACGGTTCCGCGCCCTGTCGCCCTATTCACCGGCCGCCGGCAAGAAGCAAGATAAATAA
- a CDS encoding DUF3568 family protein, translated as MNRRAPGRALLTTVLLASAGCATTAPFIEPIGAGSGFSYSTGRGVEDFPSTLSVVGPAVLAAMEDLKMDQVRQTRDGAVIRVEARTSDARPVAVTLRFRQGATQVGARIGRFGDEPLSRTLLERVGVRVGTRDPEAIPDAPPSAPSGNPYFSRSAIPDSVMLRDFADAPYHDRVVP; from the coding sequence ATGAACCGACGCGCGCCGGGACGAGCCTTGCTGACGACTGTGCTGCTCGCCTCCGCCGGCTGCGCCACCACCGCGCCGTTCATCGAGCCGATCGGCGCGGGCTCGGGCTTCTCGTACTCGACGGGCCGAGGCGTCGAGGACTTCCCGTCGACCCTCAGCGTCGTCGGCCCCGCGGTCCTCGCGGCGATGGAGGACCTGAAAATGGACCAGGTCCGCCAGACCCGCGACGGCGCGGTGATCCGGGTCGAAGCCCGAACGAGCGACGCCCGCCCCGTCGCCGTCACGCTCCGGTTCCGCCAGGGGGCCACCCAGGTCGGCGCGCGGATCGGCCGGTTCGGCGACGAACCGCTGTCGCGCACGCTCCTCGAACGCGTCGGCGTCCGGGTGGGCACCCGAGACCCCGAAGCAATCCCCGACGCCCCGCCGAGCGCTCCTTCCGGAAACCCCTACTTCTCCCGGAGCGCCATCCCCGACTCGGTCATGCTCCGCGACTTCGCCGACGCCCCGTACCACGACCGCGTCGTCCCCTGA
- the aroE gene encoding shikimate dehydrogenase has translation MPAELNFLSVLTGCFASPVAENPSIAMVEAAYRHHGIDARYINCDVSPANLRDAVHGALAMGWIGFNLSIPHKVAVLEWLDELAPSATIIGAVNCVVIRDGRLIGENTDGQGFLTSLKTVVDPAGGNVVLFGAGGAARAIAVELALAGASSIRVVNRDPKRGGDLVRLIQDKTPAESELVVWDQTYRVPEGTTVVVNATSIGLFPDVDARLNLDLDSLRPGMIVADVIPNPPRTNLIRDAEARGCTTLDGLGMLVNQGVVGIRHWTGVAVDPTVMRRRLEELFA, from the coding sequence ATGCCCGCCGAATTGAACTTTTTGAGCGTCCTCACCGGCTGTTTCGCCTCGCCGGTCGCCGAGAACCCAAGCATCGCGATGGTCGAGGCGGCGTATCGTCATCACGGGATCGACGCCCGGTACATCAACTGCGACGTCTCGCCCGCGAACCTCCGCGACGCCGTCCATGGGGCGCTGGCGATGGGCTGGATCGGCTTCAACCTGTCGATCCCGCACAAGGTCGCGGTCCTCGAATGGCTCGACGAGCTGGCCCCGTCGGCGACGATCATCGGCGCGGTCAACTGCGTCGTGATCCGCGACGGCCGGCTGATCGGCGAGAACACCGACGGCCAGGGCTTCCTCACCTCGCTCAAGACGGTCGTCGACCCGGCGGGCGGAAACGTCGTCCTCTTCGGCGCGGGGGGCGCGGCGCGGGCGATCGCGGTCGAGCTGGCGCTGGCCGGTGCGTCGTCGATCCGCGTCGTGAACCGCGACCCGAAGCGCGGCGGCGACCTGGTCCGGCTGATCCAGGACAAGACGCCGGCCGAATCCGAGCTGGTCGTCTGGGATCAAACCTACCGCGTGCCCGAAGGAACGACCGTCGTGGTCAACGCGACCTCCATCGGCCTGTTCCCCGACGTCGACGCGCGGCTGAACCTCGACCTCGACAGCCTCCGCCCCGGCATGATCGTCGCCGACGTGATCCCCAACCCGCCCCGGACCAACCTGATCCGCGACGCCGAGGCCCGCGGCTGCACCACGCTCGACGGCCTGGGCATGCTGGTCAACCAGGGGGTCGTCGGCATCCGCCACTGGACCGGCGTGGCCGTCGACCCGACCGTCATGCGCCGGAGGCTTGAGGAGCTGTTCGCATGA
- a CDS encoding sigma-70 family RNA polymerase sigma factor has translation MARIRRHRRDTVQSPLETYLREINEMALLTADEEKELAHRIADGDDQARDRMVRANLRLVVNIARGYVGKGLALQDLIEEGNLGLLRAVEGFDPAVGTRFSTYASYWIKQSIKRALVNTAKPIRIPAYMVELLFKWRRTAAEMQEGLGRAATVEEIARTLQLPKKKLAIVKKAIKVYNLVPQTDQPENGWSLGEMLMDERTRAPDVEMVEADNLRLVMTRLDEMDKREATVLRMRFGLNDAPPKTLKEIGESLGLTRERVRQIENEALGKLSATLQAD, from the coding sequence ATGGCCCGGATTCGCCGACACCGCCGTGACACGGTTCAGAGCCCCCTGGAGACGTATCTCCGGGAGATCAACGAGATGGCTCTTTTAACCGCTGATGAAGAGAAAGAACTCGCGCATCGGATTGCGGATGGAGACGACCAGGCCCGCGATCGGATGGTCCGCGCCAACTTGCGGCTCGTGGTGAATATCGCCCGGGGGTACGTCGGCAAGGGGCTGGCCCTCCAGGATTTGATCGAAGAAGGCAACCTTGGGTTGTTAAGGGCCGTCGAGGGTTTCGACCCCGCCGTCGGGACCCGGTTCAGCACTTACGCCAGCTACTGGATCAAGCAGTCGATCAAGCGGGCGCTGGTCAATACGGCCAAGCCGATCCGGATACCCGCGTACATGGTCGAGCTCTTGTTCAAGTGGCGGCGGACGGCCGCCGAGATGCAAGAGGGGCTGGGGCGGGCGGCGACGGTCGAAGAGATCGCCCGCACGCTGCAACTGCCGAAGAAGAAGCTGGCCATCGTCAAGAAGGCGATCAAGGTCTACAACCTCGTCCCCCAGACCGACCAGCCCGAGAACGGCTGGAGCCTGGGCGAGATGTTGATGGACGAGCGCACCCGCGCCCCGGACGTCGAGATGGTCGAGGCCGACAACCTCCGACTGGTCATGACCCGGCTCGACGAGATGGACAAGCGCGAGGCCACCGTGCTTCGGATGCGGTTCGGCCTCAACGACGCCCCCCCCAAGACGCTCAAGGAGATCGGCGAATCCCTCGGGTTGACGAGGGAGCGGGTTCGCCAGATCGAGAACGAGGCGCTCGGGAAGCTGTCGGCGACTCTCCAGGCCGACTGA
- a CDS encoding acyltransferase family protein, translating into MSAEPSFAKSRIASLDQFRGYTVAGMILVNFIGGNQVVHHLLKHHNTYCSYADTIMPQFFFAVGFAFRLTYLRRLQTVGRAEAQRAVAARALGLILLGFVMYHLDGEYKTWEELKQLGFQGFLANAFRRELCQTLVQIALTSIWILPVIAASARVRVVYLVVSAALHLGLSWWFYLDYAWKTPVIDGGWLGILSWAIPTLVGTLAYDAVAARDDHERGRAVPSLLVWSVVLMAVGYGLSCLGGELAAPPFSPPAAGRQVDLWTMSQRTGSVSYLTFSAGFSLAVYALFVLLCDQWGVTVGLFRTFGTNALAAYVIHPMVSLAVRPYLPDDAPLWYVIAGFLVYFGICYLLIRYLEKNKLYLKL; encoded by the coding sequence ATGAGCGCCGAGCCCTCGTTCGCGAAATCGCGAATCGCCTCGCTGGACCAGTTTCGAGGCTACACCGTCGCGGGAATGATCCTGGTGAACTTCATCGGGGGGAATCAGGTCGTCCATCACCTGCTCAAGCATCACAACACGTATTGCAGCTATGCCGATACGATCATGCCCCAGTTCTTCTTCGCGGTGGGGTTCGCCTTCCGGCTGACCTACTTGCGACGGCTTCAGACCGTGGGCCGGGCCGAGGCCCAGCGGGCGGTGGCGGCGCGGGCCCTGGGCCTGATCCTCCTGGGCTTCGTCATGTACCACCTCGATGGCGAGTACAAGACGTGGGAGGAGCTGAAGCAGCTCGGCTTCCAGGGTTTCTTGGCCAACGCGTTCCGCCGCGAGCTATGTCAGACGCTCGTGCAGATTGCGCTCACGTCGATCTGGATCTTGCCGGTGATCGCGGCGTCGGCGAGGGTCCGCGTCGTTTATCTGGTTGTCTCCGCGGCCTTGCATCTCGGGCTGTCGTGGTGGTTTTACCTCGATTACGCCTGGAAGACTCCGGTGATCGACGGCGGCTGGCTTGGGATACTGAGCTGGGCAATCCCGACCCTGGTCGGCACCTTGGCCTACGACGCGGTGGCCGCTCGCGACGACCACGAGCGCGGCCGCGCCGTACCTTCGCTGCTCGTCTGGTCGGTCGTGCTGATGGCCGTTGGCTACGGCCTCTCGTGCCTGGGAGGCGAGCTGGCGGCCCCGCCGTTCAGCCCTCCGGCGGCGGGCCGGCAGGTCGATCTCTGGACGATGAGCCAGCGCACCGGCAGCGTCTCGTACCTGACGTTCTCAGCCGGCTTCTCGCTGGCGGTCTACGCCCTGTTCGTGCTGCTCTGCGATCAATGGGGCGTCACGGTCGGGCTCTTCCGGACGTTCGGCACCAACGCCCTGGCGGCGTACGTCATCCACCCCATGGTCTCGCTCGCCGTCCGGCCTTACCTGCCCGACGACGCGCCGCTCTGGTACGTGATCGCCGGGTTCCTCGTCTACTTCGGGATCTGCTACCTGCTGATCCGCTACCTGGAGAAGAACAAGCTTTACCTCAAGCTCTGA
- a CDS encoding site-specific DNA-methyltransferase has product MTITPTREIEDDRPVPPCSVHHDDCLSFLRGMAAGSVALVYLDPPFFTRRVHRLHTRDRTMSYSFDDVWESQEEYAAFLRERLEEAHRVLAENGSLFFHCDRNAGHVARGLLDVVFGAANFRSEIIWHYRRWSSGSSSLLPAHQTIYYYTRSGSFVFHPVWGEYSPATNVDQLLQRRERDAFQKAVYQRDRSGRPIPSGDKPGVPLSDVWDIPYLNPKARERTGYPTQKPVVLLERIIGLATNPGDLVLDPFCGSGTALVAALLLGRRAIGVDRSPAAVELTRKRLADPIRSRSRVLERGRESYRTADAESLALLTGLDCVPVHRNAGVDAILKQEFDDSPVPIRVQRAGETVAEAAAKLHRAGGPKGAKRMFLVVQEPDATAAETRPLPAGVFVIDAPAVAIRRLLRDDPDDS; this is encoded by the coding sequence GTGACGATTACGCCGACCAGAGAAATCGAAGACGACCGCCCCGTTCCCCCCTGCTCGGTCCACCACGACGACTGCCTGTCGTTCTTGAGGGGCATGGCGGCGGGGAGCGTCGCGCTGGTCTATCTGGACCCTCCCTTCTTCACGAGGCGCGTCCATCGCTTGCACACCCGCGACCGGACGATGTCGTACTCCTTCGACGACGTCTGGGAGTCGCAGGAGGAATACGCCGCGTTCCTCCGTGAACGTCTGGAGGAAGCCCACCGGGTGCTGGCGGAGAACGGCTCGTTGTTCTTCCATTGCGACCGCAACGCCGGCCACGTCGCGCGGGGGTTGCTCGACGTGGTGTTCGGGGCGGCGAACTTCCGGTCGGAGATCATCTGGCATTACCGGCGGTGGTCGAGCGGTTCGTCGTCGTTGCTCCCGGCGCACCAGACGATCTACTACTACACCAGGTCGGGCTCGTTCGTCTTCCATCCGGTGTGGGGCGAGTACTCGCCGGCGACGAACGTCGACCAGTTGCTCCAGCGCCGGGAACGCGACGCCTTTCAGAAAGCCGTCTACCAGCGCGACCGGTCGGGCCGGCCGATCCCCAGCGGCGACAAACCGGGGGTGCCGCTGAGCGACGTATGGGACATCCCTTATTTGAATCCCAAGGCCCGCGAGCGGACCGGCTATCCGACGCAGAAGCCGGTGGTCTTGCTGGAGCGGATCATCGGCCTGGCTACCAACCCGGGCGACCTGGTGCTCGACCCGTTCTGCGGCAGCGGCACGGCGCTTGTGGCCGCCTTGCTTCTGGGACGTCGGGCGATCGGCGTCGACCGGTCTCCGGCGGCCGTCGAGCTGACCCGCAAGCGGCTGGCCGATCCGATCCGGAGCCGGTCGCGCGTCCTCGAACGCGGGCGCGAGTCGTACCGGACGGCCGACGCGGAGAGCCTCGCGTTGCTGACAGGCCTCGACTGCGTGCCCGTCCACCGGAACGCGGGGGTCGACGCGATCCTCAAGCAGGAGTTCGACGACTCGCCGGTGCCGATCCGGGTTCAGCGGGCCGGGGAGACGGTCGCGGAGGCGGCGGCGAAGCTCCACCGCGCCGGAGGGCCGAAAGGGGCGAAGCGGATGTTCCTGGTCGTGCAAGAGCCCGACGCGACGGCCGCTGAGACCCGGCCGCTTCCGGCCGGCGTTTTCGTGATCGACGCGCCGGCGGTCGCGATCCGGCGGCTCTTGAGGGATGATCCCGACGACTCGTGA
- a CDS encoding 30S ribosomal protein S1 — protein sequence MVDRNLLREFDVNEDELAAVVTAEDGAKTLEHFLGEGQSFEIGTIVPGRVIEIVGDQVVVDVGYKSEGLVPLNEWEDEPAPVTGDEVEVLLEGMEDETGEIVLSRKKAHRMRAWEMVISKYHEGDVVKGKVTRKIKGGLLVDIGVNVFLPASQVDIRRPSDIADFIDQEIECMILKIDESRRNIVVSRRKLIEITREQQKKQLLEEIAVGQVRKGTVKNIADFGAFVDLGGIDGLLHITDMSWGRINHPSDMLKIDDQIEVMVLHVDKDREKIALGLKQKSASPWENVADKYPVGTRVVGEVVNVMSYGAFVKLEEGIEGLVHISEMSWTKRINHPSELVNTGDKIEVVVLGINKDKQEISLGMKQTQVNPWDQVANKYPPGTMVEGTVRNLTNYGAFIEIEEGIDGLLHISDMSWTRKIGHPNEVLEKGQRISCQVLNVDQDRKRIALGLKQLKEDPWETDIPGRYEPNDVVKGKVTKLTNFGVFVELEPGLEGLLHISELADHKVDSPEEVVKVGDEIEVKILRVDRGERKIGLSRKKAHWTRPEDEEGESTGGGESAEAAALKETKELKGGLGGGGPLFSISTPAVEAEVETDTDTSEAEVEVESEAKTSEEE from the coding sequence ATGGTAGATCGTAACCTCCTACGTGAATTTGACGTCAACGAAGACGAGCTGGCGGCGGTCGTCACTGCCGAGGACGGCGCCAAGACCCTCGAACACTTCCTGGGCGAAGGCCAGAGCTTCGAGATCGGGACCATCGTCCCGGGCCGGGTCATCGAGATCGTGGGCGACCAGGTCGTCGTCGATGTGGGATACAAGTCCGAAGGCCTGGTGCCGCTCAACGAGTGGGAAGACGAACCCGCGCCGGTGACCGGCGACGAGGTCGAAGTCCTCCTCGAAGGGATGGAAGACGAGACCGGCGAGATCGTGCTCTCCCGCAAGAAGGCCCATCGCATGCGGGCCTGGGAGATGGTCATCTCCAAGTACCACGAGGGCGACGTGGTCAAGGGCAAGGTGACCCGGAAGATCAAGGGCGGCCTGCTCGTCGACATCGGCGTGAACGTCTTCCTGCCCGCCAGCCAGGTCGATATCCGCCGGCCGTCCGACATCGCCGATTTCATCGATCAAGAGATCGAGTGCATGATCCTGAAGATCGACGAAAGCCGACGCAACATCGTCGTCAGCCGTCGCAAGCTCATCGAGATCACCCGCGAGCAGCAGAAGAAGCAGCTCCTCGAGGAGATCGCAGTCGGCCAGGTCCGCAAGGGGACGGTCAAGAACATCGCCGACTTCGGCGCGTTCGTCGACCTCGGCGGCATCGACGGCCTCTTGCACATCACCGACATGAGCTGGGGACGGATCAACCATCCCAGCGACATGCTCAAGATCGACGACCAGATCGAGGTCATGGTCCTGCACGTCGACAAGGACCGCGAGAAGATCGCGCTGGGCCTCAAGCAGAAGAGCGCCAGCCCGTGGGAGAACGTCGCCGACAAGTACCCGGTCGGCACCCGCGTCGTCGGCGAAGTGGTCAACGTCATGAGCTACGGTGCCTTCGTCAAGCTCGAAGAGGGGATCGAGGGCCTGGTCCACATCTCCGAGATGAGCTGGACCAAGCGGATCAACCACCCCAGCGAGCTGGTCAACACCGGCGACAAGATCGAGGTCGTCGTCCTTGGCATCAACAAGGACAAGCAAGAGATCTCGCTCGGCATGAAGCAGACCCAGGTCAACCCCTGGGACCAGGTCGCCAACAAGTACCCGCCGGGCACCATGGTCGAGGGGACCGTCCGCAACCTCACCAACTACGGCGCGTTCATCGAGATCGAAGAGGGCATCGACGGCCTCTTGCACATCTCCGACATGAGCTGGACCCGCAAGATCGGTCATCCCAACGAAGTCCTCGAAAAGGGCCAGCGGATCTCCTGCCAGGTCCTCAACGTCGACCAGGATCGCAAGCGGATCGCCCTGGGTCTCAAGCAGCTCAAGGAAGACCCGTGGGAGACCGACATCCCCGGCCGCTACGAGCCCAACGACGTCGTCAAGGGCAAGGTCACGAAGCTCACCAACTTCGGCGTCTTCGTCGAGCTGGAGCCGGGCCTCGAAGGCCTCTTGCACATCTCCGAGCTGGCCGACCACAAGGTCGACAGCCCTGAAGAGGTGGTCAAGGTCGGCGACGAGATCGAAGTCAAGATCCTCCGGGTCGACCGCGGCGAGCGGAAGATCGGCCTCTCCCGCAAGAAGGCCCACTGGACCCGCCCCGAAGACGAAGAAGGCGAGTCCACCGGTGGCGGCGAGTCGGCCGAAGCGGCTGCTCTCAAGGAAACCAAGGAACTCAAGGGCGGACTCGGCGGCGGCGGCCCCTTGTTCAGCATCAGCACGCCCGCGGTCGAGGCCGAGGTCGAAACCGACACCGACACCTCCGAAGCCGAGGTCGAGGTCGAGTCCGAAGCCAAAACCTCCGAAGAAGAGTGA
- a CDS encoding zinc-dependent metalloprotease, whose translation MSRNGRQRWIPFLSFAALAAVSTSWAQEAAKPAPNAIDIESILAASRGGSGGGHGGSQTKFRDFNEVTKDAEKIEGLFTLHKTGDHLYAEIRPDQFNQTLLVPVTIARGMANAGMPVGDDDLVIVFRRVGDRVQVVRRNIHYKAPAGTPLDKAVKQNYTDSVIMALPIQAINMMRGGAVLIDLSDIFMTDFAQLGIGPVDRSRSSWQKVKGFADNMELELEATYGGSGRRGGYSQGDDGVADARGLTLVIHYSLMRTPDAGYRSRQADDRVGYFLTASKDFGSTSPDSNFVRNIYRWRLEKADPRAKLSPPKKQLVWYVEDNVPLEYRPYVEEGILEWNKAFEKIGFRNVLAVRWQEPGRDDFDPEDTNYCTFRWVTNETTSAMSCVRANPMTGEIIDGDVIFDASWIRYWKQQYALLIGSTTSANGDVSATPLAVGEVVSPILASKMGFGFPVAMKPPGLNLLDKVPGQMVAEVIPSDQGALQWQLAKNLFRGTRGFCQRQHGFTHDFGLASIALAGGQAAPTPPASADKDKDKPKEAEKKDAKKEPEKKEEKKKPEPKDELPEDFLSQAIKETVMHEVGHSLGLRHNFKASTMLTADQLHDTSITRSKGLVASVMDYSPVNIAPKGKKQGDYYTTTIGPYDYWAIEYGYKQADGDEAGELKKIAARAPEHDLTYATDEDVILNDDPYVNRWDLGADPCQFAKDRIELAADLLKDLDSRVVKDGESWSRMRRAFSILLSQWGDAATLASQYVAGQSVSRDHKADKDARDPIDPVAGAKQRECLKFLATEILSDKPFQFSPTVLRRLGNERWMHWGNEGLFSGPGVNISVFERILGIQKIVLGHCLSPDTLSRLQNQELQANPGADPLRIDEVFRALTDGIWSDLDKIPAKDDKTAKPGLSTIRRNLQREYLRRLGGLVLGDRGGSMSDSYSYVVLLGGSNSATPADARSLARLHLKDVLGRISTALTTRGAQLDDTTRAHLEECKEKISKVLEARIDSREP comes from the coding sequence ATGAGTCGCAACGGTCGTCAGAGGTGGATCCCATTCCTGTCGTTCGCCGCGCTCGCGGCCGTCTCGACATCCTGGGCGCAGGAGGCGGCAAAGCCGGCGCCGAACGCGATCGATATCGAGAGCATCCTCGCTGCCTCGCGCGGCGGCTCGGGCGGGGGTCACGGCGGTTCTCAGACCAAGTTCCGGGACTTCAACGAGGTGACCAAGGACGCCGAGAAGATCGAGGGGCTGTTCACGCTCCACAAGACCGGCGACCACCTCTACGCCGAGATCCGCCCCGACCAGTTCAACCAGACGCTGCTGGTTCCGGTGACGATCGCCCGAGGCATGGCCAACGCCGGCATGCCGGTCGGCGACGACGACCTCGTCATCGTCTTCCGCCGCGTCGGCGACCGGGTGCAGGTGGTCCGCCGCAACATCCACTACAAGGCCCCCGCCGGCACCCCGCTCGATAAGGCGGTCAAGCAGAATTACACCGACTCGGTCATCATGGCCCTGCCCATCCAGGCGATCAACATGATGCGCGGCGGCGCCGTGCTGATCGACCTGTCCGACATCTTCATGACCGACTTCGCCCAGCTCGGCATCGGGCCGGTCGACCGCTCGCGAAGCAGTTGGCAGAAGGTCAAGGGGTTCGCCGACAACATGGAGCTGGAGCTGGAGGCGACCTACGGCGGCAGCGGCCGTCGCGGCGGCTATTCGCAGGGCGACGACGGCGTTGCCGACGCGCGTGGCCTGACGCTGGTCATCCACTACAGCCTGATGCGGACGCCCGACGCCGGCTACCGCTCTCGCCAGGCCGACGACCGCGTCGGCTACTTCCTGACCGCCTCCAAGGACTTCGGCAGCACCAGCCCGGACTCGAACTTCGTTCGTAACATCTACCGCTGGCGGCTCGAAAAGGCCGACCCCCGCGCCAAGCTTTCGCCCCCCAAGAAGCAGCTCGTCTGGTACGTCGAGGACAACGTCCCGCTCGAATACCGGCCGTACGTCGAGGAGGGCATCCTCGAATGGAACAAGGCGTTCGAGAAGATCGGCTTCCGAAACGTCCTGGCGGTCCGCTGGCAAGAGCCGGGGCGCGACGATTTCGACCCGGAAGACACTAACTACTGCACCTTCCGCTGGGTGACCAACGAGACCACCTCGGCGATGTCGTGCGTCCGGGCCAACCCGATGACCGGCGAGATCATCGACGGTGACGTCATCTTCGACGCGAGCTGGATTCGCTACTGGAAGCAGCAGTACGCCCTCCTGATCGGCAGCACCACGTCCGCCAACGGCGACGTGTCGGCCACCCCGCTGGCCGTCGGCGAGGTCGTCAGCCCGATCCTGGCCTCGAAGATGGGCTTCGGGTTCCCCGTCGCAATGAAGCCCCCCGGCCTCAACCTGCTCGACAAGGTTCCCGGCCAGATGGTCGCCGAGGTCATCCCCTCCGATCAGGGCGCCCTTCAGTGGCAGCTCGCCAAGAACCTGTTCCGCGGCACCCGCGGCTTCTGCCAGCGCCAGCACGGCTTCACCCACGACTTCGGCCTCGCCTCGATCGCCCTCGCCGGCGGCCAGGCCGCGCCGACCCCTCCCGCTTCCGCGGACAAGGATAAGGACAAGCCCAAGGAGGCCGAGAAGAAGGACGCGAAGAAGGAGCCTGAGAAGAAAGAGGAGAAGAAGAAGCCCGAGCCCAAGGACGAGCTGCCGGAAGACTTCCTCAGCCAGGCGATCAAGGAAACCGTGATGCACGAGGTCGGCCATTCGCTGGGCCTGCGGCACAACTTCAAGGCCAGCACGATGTTGACGGCCGACCAGCTTCACGACACCTCGATCACCCGGTCGAAGGGCCTGGTGGCGAGCGTGATGGATTACAGCCCGGTGAACATCGCCCCCAAGGGCAAGAAGCAGGGCGACTACTACACCACGACGATCGGCCCCTACGACTACTGGGCGATCGAGTACGGCTACAAGCAGGCCGACGGCGACGAGGCGGGCGAGCTGAAGAAGATCGCCGCGCGGGCGCCGGAGCACGACTTGACGTACGCCACGGACGAGGACGTGATCCTCAACGACGACCCGTACGTCAACCGGTGGGACCTCGGCGCCGATCCTTGCCAGTTCGCCAAAGACCGCATCGAACTGGCGGCCGATCTGCTCAAGGACCTGGATTCGCGGGTCGTCAAGGACGGCGAGTCGTGGTCTCGGATGCGCCGGGCGTTCAGCATCCTGCTCAGCCAGTGGGGCGACGCCGCGACGTTGGCCTCGCAGTACGTCGCCGGCCAGTCGGTCTCGCGCGACCACAAGGCCGACAAGGACGCCCGCGACCCGATCGACCCGGTCGCCGGCGCCAAGCAGCGTGAGTGCCTCAAGTTCCTCGCCACCGAGATCCTCAGCGACAAGCCGTTCCAGTTCTCGCCGACCGTCCTCCGCCGGCTGGGCAACGAGCGCTGGATGCACTGGGGTAACGAGGGGCTCTTCAGCGGCCCCGGCGTCAACATCTCGGTGTTCGAGCGGATCTTGGGCATTCAGAAGATCGTCTTGGGCCACTGCCTGAGCCCCGACACGCTCTCGCGGTTGCAGAACCAGGAGCTTCAGGCCAACCCCGGCGCCGACCCGCTGCGGATCGACGAGGTCTTCCGCGCCCTGACCGACGGCATCTGGTCGGACCTCGACAAGATCCCGGCCAAGGACGACAAGACCGCCAAGCCGGGCCTGTCGACCATCCGCCGCAACCTCCAGCGCGAGTACCTCCGCCGCCTCGGCGGTCTCGTGCTCGGCGACAGAGGCGGCTCGATGTCCGACAGCTACTCCTACGTGGTCCTGCTGGGAGGCTCGAACTCCGCCACCCCCGCCGACGCCCGCTCGCTGGCCCGGCTGCACCTCAAGGACGTCCTCGGCCGGATCTCGACGGCCCTGACAACCCGGGGCGCCCAGCTCGACGACACCACCCGCGCCCACCTCGAAGAGTGCAAGGAGAAGATCTCCAAGGTTCTCGAAGCCCGGATCGACTCGCGCGAGCCCTGA